The DNA sequence tatatatttacagCACTCACAATATCTTCTCTAAATAGGGAAGATTTATAATATTTGAAGAACTATACTAAAAATAGATATCAATAGTCAATAGatgctctaattttttttttaaataatttactatTCATGCTCTACGTTATAAAATACTATTAATTactataaacatattttattaattgttttaaattttaataatgatTTTTATATgagaatatgtgtatatattaacattatatatttaaaaaaaaattattgagatTTTCGGAGaccgattataaaataaataagattaaaaaagaaataaatgaaagaagaaaagaataatttttacgtggttcgagAGTTAGTGATCTCTAGTCCACAAGTCAAAATTATTAAGTTAGAAAagttttaaagtattttttacAAGTGTTTTGGTCTTAGAAGATGAACCCTAGTTCTTAGCACTTGATCCCAAAATATGTGTTTCAAACGATCGATCCCTTTGCATGAAGGGATCATGTTCTATTTATAAGTGAAATCTGAGTATGGGTAAACTCGAACCCAATAGGGTTTAAAGGTGTCAATTAGGCTCACTGATGGggtaaaatacaatatatattgacTTTGGGTCAATTGAGTGAGACCTAATTCACAAAATAACGATCGTTCGTACGAGCGGGAACTATTTGAGAATGCAGGTGTCGTGCGCAATCATGTCTGTACCAAAAATATCAGTGAATATTGAGTTGGAAAAAAAGATGGTTGCCTCTTTGTGGTACACGCACTACACCAGGGCCGGCCTTGACTTTTAGTgggccatagaaaaaaaaattattttgggctcttatttagaaaaaaatatggtatttttcaaaatcagtaaaaaaaatggtataattttaaaaggtaaatatttttttttgggcccctggGATAGGTGGgtcctaggcacaggcctagcccgcttatgcccagggccgggcctACACTACACATGCCTAACGTAGGGAACAAACCTCTGACACAGCGGGCCCCGTGTCTAGTGGACGCCACAGAAGGTGATATCTGAAAGCTATCTGAATGCCATTCCAATTACTTGCCTTGGGGTTACCTAGATGGACTCTTCGCCTTCTATGCTAAATGGTATTTCCTAGACCAAATTGGTCTAGTCGAGTATTGTCTGCAAGCTGGACTTGCATCTGGATTTGGAGCTGTAACCTGATTTCGTATGCAGACTAACTTATTGACTTGTCTGGACTGAGGAATGGGCCAACTTTGATTGTTGTTAGGCTTTAGAAAATGTACACGTCATTAATTCGAAAACATgtataataaaaatgaataaaatgtatATATCATTATTTGGTGATGTATTTTATTGAAGTGATGTATGATATGTAATGTGAAAATAcactataaaattataaaaatacaattttagtgatatattttgaaaaatagaataaaaaaattatttttcagttttcaccaaaaaaaaaatatatatatatttattggtagTGCTAGGCCATCTCTAATGGTAAAACTTAAATTTGGTGTTAAATCAACACTAAAAAACTACTATTttaacactatttttttttcaattccaatcacaacactacaaattacaccaaattttatatgatttattattatattattttattaatagaataagaatattttaatactaaatatatataattatttagatttttctcttaataatattatttaattattaaaaatttaaaaaataaaaaatagtgtgGTCTACAGTGTCCCACTAAATTTGGTGGGACATTGTAAACAAAGCTATTTATGAGTATAATTTTAGTGTCCCATTAGAGTAAATATAGTGTGAAACTACACTAGTTAGTGTTTTAGAGTCTGACTGGGCATCTCCAATAGGAAAACTTAAATTTGGTGTTAATTCAACTAGAAAACTACTATTtcaacactattttttttttcaattctaactacaacactaaaaattacaccaaattttatatttcttattattttattaatataataaaaatattttaatattaaatatatataattatttagtttttctttttaaaagtattatttaattattaaaattacttttttaaaaaatagtgtgGTTTACAGTGTTTGATTAAATTTGGTAGGACactataaacaaaattatttaaaagtataattttaatGTCTCGTAAAACTATAATATATTTGGTGTTTTAGGAAATGTCATACGTGGATTGATTTGTTAGTTTTACAGTAGCTGTAAGGGaaataattaagatatttttttctctGTCCTTaacaaagtaaataaaaaagaaaagtgaGAAAAGCCATGCATGCCATCTGTCTTTTTGATTCCATTGTcataaattctattttttttcggACCACAATTTCTTGTCTTCCTCCACATGGAACACGTGttcttttataatttatttatctttCTGTAAAAGCGGCAATtcaaaagttttatttttattttgaggagTGCAATTCAAAAGCTTTATCTGTTGTTGccacaaaaaataaatacaaatacatAAATGAAAAATGATGGGTTGTTAAGTAAAATTAACAATATTAATAGCATTTTAAGGACTAAAATGCAACATTTTCACCTGCTCCTTTTTTTTTGTGCATAGTGACCATAAACAAGGTTAGGAACAACCGATCAAGCTGTCACTGTCGGTTTAGCAAATATCATAGCAGCTAACCTTATATAAATGCTGCGATAACTTCCCCTTCTACTTCTAGGGCATTCCATTACAGATTCCACTCTCTTATTCTCTCTTATCTGGTTAGCTCTCTCTCTCGATTTCTCTTAGTTTTTTTATggcttcaattttatttttttttggataattaGACTAAATTATTTCATGATCGTAAAACACGTGCACTTTTGTGTAAGGATCAATTTTAGTGAAATAGCGTTGTATTCTTAATTAGATTTGGGAATTTTAATTTGCCGATCTcgttactcttttttttttttggtgaaattCCAGAACCTAGACTGCGTTTgggttaaatatatttttgaatatgGAAATTAgtgtaatataattatatatttataattttttttttacagtgaattattatttcatttgcTGGATATGGCGGAGGCTTCTGCAGCTGCTGTTGCTCCCAACGCTGAGTTGTTAGAATGGCCGAAGAAAGATAAGCGCCGAATGCTTCATGCTGTTTATCGTGTGGGTGATCTTGAGCGCACTATCAAGTAAGTTGTTATCAaagttaaattttgttatttatttgcATGTGAGAGATTTCTGTTTAAGttcttatttaaatattcaatttaaattCAGGTTCTATACTGAAGCTTTTGGAATGAAGTTGTTGAGGCAAAGAGATATTCCAGAGGAGAAATACTCGAATGCCTTTCTTGGCTTTGGCCCTGAAGAATCAAACTTTGCTGTGGAATTAACTTACAGTAATGCTTTTTTCCTACTTTTTCttcaattgattttttatttatttatttatttatttatttattttttttttatgaacacTTCGTTTATGTTTTATAGCTCTGTTTTCAGTCCTACTTCAGATcacctaaaaaaataataataactgaAGTTGTTGTTACGTTAGAAATTATTAGGGACCTGGTTACTGATTAGAATTTCCTATCATTTCGGTACAAACAGTAGCAAAATAGAAATAATATTGCTGATATATTGATATCAGAATGAAAAGAGAACAAGTTGCTGGGTATTCGAGAGACCCAGCTCTCTCCCAAGAGCTCACTTAACTAAAATGATTCACTCCCCCCTTACCTTCCCTACTCACTCATATATATAGCACCAGTCCCTCCTATTACAATTACCCAATTACCCTCTTTATTTATTACCCTAAGGCCTACTAACAGTTACTTCCTTGGTGTGTATATTTCAGTTTTTCAATGGTGCTTGTGGtttcctttgaattttgaaaattggagTCTTGGTCTTTTTCTGTTTCATTGATAGAATATGGAAAAGAGCGACAAAGATGTATTAATTCGTTTTTGGAACTTGTATCCAACTTCTGTTTCCGTATCATTTTATCGAGGCGTAAATGTTGAACTATTTCATTGATATATTTTCTGAGGGGTTATCATCTTGTTTTGATCACAGATTATGGGGTGTCTTCATATGATATTGGAACTGGATTTGGACATTTTGCTATAGCAACTCCGGATGTAAGTTATTTTAATATTACAAAGTTTTCATATTTGGGTTTTTCATGGTGATGGAATGAATTATAATCTCCATGTACCACCAGGTTTACAAACTGGTTGAACATGTTAAGGCCAAGGGTGGCATTGTCACCCGGGAGCCAGGCCCTGTTAAAGGTGGAAAGACTGTCATTGCATTTGTGAAGGACCCTGATGGTTATATTTTTGAGCTTATTCAACGGGAGTCAACCCCTGAGCCATTTTGTCAAGTTATGCTTCGTGTTGGTGACTTGGAACGTGCCGTCAAGTTTTATGAAAAGGTGACGTGTTAATATGTTTATCCACCATGGTTGTGTTATTTGTTAATTTGATTATTTACCAAGTTTGCACTCCTGTTACCGAAGTATATTAACTTTTCACTGTTGGATTGCGATTTGGAATATAACTCATGCTATTAATAGTTTTCAGGAGTTATTGCAACATGATTATGAGGTCTATACTCTTATGTCATTCTTAATATGATTAGCACTTAACCAACTGTTTTCTTGCTTTTCATCTTATGCAGGCTTTGGGTATGCGTGTTGTAAAAAGGGTTGATAGGCCAGAGTACAAGGTCAGTgacataattttaattatcagAATTGTGAGATGGATAGGATGATCTATTCTATCCTTAAGCTATGTTGATTGAAACTTATGGATCCTCTTGTGTTTTGTTTCATGTGGTTTGCAGTACTCCATTGCCATGATGGGGTATGAAGAAGAGGAGAAGACAACTGTTGTGGAGTTGACTTATAATTATGGTGTGACTGAATACACAAAGGGAAATGCATATGCACAGGTCGCTAAATATCTGTTTACTATTTGCATCTTTGCTTTCC is a window from the Cannabis sativa cultivar Pink pepper isolate KNU-18-1 chromosome 1, ASM2916894v1, whole genome shotgun sequence genome containing:
- the LOC133038787 gene encoding lactoylglutathione lyase GLX1, whose protein sequence is MAEASAAAVAPNAELLEWPKKDKRRMLHAVYRVGDLERTIKFYTEAFGMKLLRQRDIPEEKYSNAFLGFGPEESNFAVELTYNYGVSSYDIGTGFGHFAIATPDVYKLVEHVKAKGGIVTREPGPVKGGKTVIAFVKDPDGYIFELIQRESTPEPFCQVMLRVGDLERAVKFYEKALGMRVVKRVDRPEYKYSIAMMGYEEEEKTTVVELTYNYGVTEYTKGNAYAQIAIGTDDVYKSAEVVNTVIQELGGKITRQPGPIPGLNTKITSFLDPDGWKTVLVDNKDFLKELHG